In Chlamydiota bacterium, one genomic interval encodes:
- the lspA gene encoding Lipoprotein signal peptidase produces the protein MSRKLKFLTYIFLPILLLDILIKWSVQRYLYPYIPFAYPYGGLGVFKNFLGIQFSLVYETNTGAAWGFFSNYPYILLIARLLIIVGIIYYVFSRSLKRFELFSICLILAGAIGNVLDIFFYGAVIDMFKCVLWGYAFPVFNLADSAIFIGIVLYFISQLRKTSHAV, from the coding sequence TTGAGTCGTAAACTCAAATTTTTAACCTATATTTTTTTGCCCATTCTGCTATTAGATATACTGATCAAATGGAGTGTGCAACGCTATTTGTATCCATATATCCCATTTGCCTATCCATATGGTGGTCTTGGTGTGTTTAAAAATTTTTTGGGAATACAATTTTCTTTAGTTTATGAGACCAACACGGGTGCTGCGTGGGGTTTTTTTTCTAATTATCCCTATATTCTTTTAATAGCGCGTCTTTTGATTATTGTAGGCATTATCTATTACGTTTTCTCGAGGAGCTTGAAGCGTTTTGAACTGTTTTCTATCTGTTTGATCCTTGCTGGCGCGATTGGCAATGTCTTGGACATCTTTTTTTATGGTGCTGTGATTGATATGTTTAAATGTGTGCTGTGGGGGTATGCATTTCCTGTGTTTAATCTTGCTGATAGCGCTATTTTTATTGGCATTGTGCTATACTTTATTTCTCAACTAAGAAAGACAAGCCATGCAGTATGA
- the yocK gene encoding General stress protein 16O, which produces MALSKKEIEKYKELLLKERDQLTKILKGNVDQIKSPEESKGYSQHQADEGTDDSDRSINIKLSDGEFHILRQIDRALKKIEDGTYGVCDVTQKPIPKKRLDFMPYACITVEAQEMVEKGLIDLES; this is translated from the coding sequence ATGGCACTATCTAAAAAAGAAATAGAAAAGTACAAAGAACTATTGTTGAAAGAAAGAGACCAGTTGACAAAGATATTGAAAGGGAATGTCGATCAGATAAAATCTCCTGAAGAATCTAAAGGCTATTCACAGCACCAGGCAGATGAGGGGACAGATGATTCAGATCGTAGCATCAATATCAAGCTCTCAGATGGTGAGTTTCATATTTTGCGCCAGATTGATCGTGCGCTTAAAAAGATAGAAGACGGTACCTATGGCGTTTGTGATGTAACACAAAAACCCATTCCTAAAAAGCGTTTAGATTTTATGCCTTATGCATGCATAACAGTCGAAGCGCAAGAAATGGTTGAAAAAGGATTGATTGACCTTGAGTCGTAA
- the nrdR gene encoding Transcriptional repressor NrdR gives MKCVYCGSEELKVTDSRAVTDLNAIKRRRECLQCNERFTTFETVDLIIQVLKRDGFYEEYMIQKLTNGLDAACHHTTISHSEVRQIAEEITMGLMYQQMKEISTKELGEIVMQKLLERDPIAYIRFACVYRRFKDLTELIGAINAIKSKDEEKSMVQKGE, from the coding sequence ATGAAGTGTGTTTATTGCGGTTCTGAAGAGTTGAAGGTCACCGATTCACGTGCTGTTACAGATTTGAATGCTATAAAGAGGCGTCGTGAGTGTTTGCAATGCAATGAAAGATTTACTACATTTGAGACTGTAGATTTGATAATTCAAGTGTTGAAACGAGATGGTTTCTATGAAGAATATATGATCCAAAAGTTGACAAACGGGTTGGATGCAGCCTGCCATCATACAACGATATCACATTCCGAAGTTAGACAAATTGCAGAAGAGATCACTATGGGTTTGATGTATCAGCAAATGAAAGAAATTTCGACAAAAGAGCTTGGAGAAATTGTCATGCAAAAACTCTTAGAACGTGATCCTATTGCCTATATTCGCTTTGCATGTGTGTATCGTCGATTTAAAGATCTTACTGAACTGATTGGTGCAATTAATGCCATCAAGTCTAAGGATGAAGAAAAAAGCATGGTTCAAAAAGGAGAGTAA
- the ycaD gene encoding putative MFS-type transporter YcaD, protein MMSILKQLVAPIFSLVIVMLGNGFFTTFVSIHLLNVGYSNFIIGLIASSYFAGLLMGGFLAAKLIRQVGFIRSFATFASSLTALLMITSFVNNVPEWFLVRFLGGLCIAGLFVVIESWLLLFSNIKTRGKILAIYMTALYSAHAASQYLLDWMNLDTIAPFALVIILSAISIIPVSMMRAESPTHTENVYLNPIEVLKASPLGFVSAIVGGIVLSSFYSLGPVFATQVGFKMSQVAQFMAMTMFGGLLLQWPIGHLSDIFNRKNLMVFVSFTCAIIALGLGLSIYYPTWVTLTLCILFGGFSFTIYPLGITLACDRIDSKNIVAATGVLLIAYSGGSIIGPLIASQFMNLFGPIGLYVSCSLFCMLLSAYGSYRSKLKIDQGEQKDYVVVPRTTPVANELDPRSDEEGASNSQDSEEKSDEEAQSENKESKIIDASKPNGPFEAETG, encoded by the coding sequence ATGATGTCTATCCTCAAACAGCTCGTTGCGCCTATTTTTTCTTTGGTCATCGTGATGCTTGGCAATGGCTTTTTTACTACCTTTGTCAGTATTCATCTGCTCAATGTAGGCTATAGCAATTTTATCATTGGGCTTATTGCTTCTTCTTATTTTGCCGGTCTTCTTATGGGTGGCTTTTTAGCGGCTAAGTTGATTCGTCAGGTGGGATTTATCCGTTCTTTTGCAACGTTTGCAAGCTCTTTGACTGCTCTTTTGATGATCACCTCTTTTGTTAATAACGTTCCAGAATGGTTTTTGGTCCGTTTCTTAGGAGGGCTTTGTATTGCTGGACTTTTTGTTGTCATTGAGAGTTGGCTTTTACTTTTTTCTAATATCAAAACAAGGGGAAAAATTCTTGCCATTTACATGACGGCTCTTTACTCTGCTCATGCAGCTTCTCAATATCTTCTTGATTGGATGAATCTTGATACCATTGCTCCTTTTGCCTTGGTCATTATACTAAGCGCCATTTCTATTATCCCTGTGTCAATGATGCGCGCTGAATCTCCTACTCACACTGAAAACGTCTATTTAAACCCGATTGAAGTATTAAAAGCCTCACCCTTAGGATTTGTCAGTGCAATTGTGGGTGGTATTGTATTAAGTAGTTTTTATAGCCTAGGTCCTGTGTTTGCCACGCAAGTGGGATTCAAAATGTCCCAAGTGGCCCAATTTATGGCGATGACTATGTTTGGAGGCCTTCTTTTGCAATGGCCCATTGGTCATTTGTCCGACATTTTCAATCGAAAAAATCTCATGGTTTTTGTCAGTTTTACCTGTGCCATTATCGCCCTTGGGCTTGGATTATCCATTTACTATCCTACCTGGGTTACTCTGACACTTTGCATCCTTTTTGGAGGCTTTTCATTTACCATCTATCCTCTTGGAATTACCCTTGCTTGCGACCGCATTGATTCTAAAAATATTGTAGCTGCGACAGGCGTGTTATTAATTGCTTATAGTGGAGGCTCGATTATTGGACCTTTGATTGCTTCTCAATTTATGAATTTATTTGGCCCTATTGGACTCTATGTCTCATGTTCTTTGTTTTGCATGCTTTTAAGCGCATATGGATCTTATCGCAGTAAACTTAAAATTGATCAGGGAGAGCAAAAAGATTATGTGGTTGTTCCAAGAACAACTCCTGTCGCCAATGAACTCGATCCTAGAAGCGATGAAGAAGGGGCGTCAAATTCTCAAGACTCAGAAGAAAAGTCTGATGAAGAAGCTCAGTCAGAAAATAAAGAGTCGAAAATCATCGATGCAAGTAAACCAAATGGCCCCTTTGAAGCAGAAACGGGTTAA
- the ynjF gene encoding Inner membrane protein YnjF yields MIEQFFRKSIQIISIDPLLNRRWFQKINPTTVTIFGFIFGLCAFWSVIVNQSILALCFLLLSGYCDMLDGSLARKTKRVSKIGAMLDLFFDRVVEFLIILGFYFVDPTRGLACLVMLGSVYLCVTSFFVVGMFSQNDTEKSFYYNPGLIERAEAFIFFGLMIVFPKSFTLLSALFSSLVLLTALIRLFEFIKLTLRINSNS; encoded by the coding sequence ATGATTGAACAGTTTTTTAGAAAATCCATTCAAATAATTAGCATAGATCCTCTTTTGAATAGGCGCTGGTTTCAAAAAATAAACCCGACAACGGTCACAATCTTTGGGTTTATTTTTGGTCTATGCGCTTTTTGGAGTGTGATTGTAAATCAATCGATACTTGCTCTTTGTTTTCTTTTGCTTTCTGGATATTGCGATATGCTAGATGGATCTTTAGCGAGAAAAACAAAGCGTGTATCAAAAATAGGTGCCATGTTGGATCTGTTCTTTGATCGTGTTGTCGAATTTCTCATCATTTTGGGTTTTTATTTTGTTGATCCTACAAGAGGCCTTGCATGTCTTGTCATGCTTGGGAGTGTGTATTTATGTGTCACAAGTTTTTTTGTTGTAGGAATGTTTTCCCAAAACGATACGGAAAAAAGCTTTTATTATAATCCAGGTCTTATCGAAAGGGCAGAAGCTTTTATCTTTTTTGGTTTGATGATTGTCTTTCCAAAGTCTTTTACCCTTTTAAGCGCGCTATTTTCATCTCTTGTCTTGCTCACAGCGCTTATTCGCCTTTTTGAGTTTATAAAACTGACCTTACGCATTAACTCCAACTCATAG